A genomic region of Arachis hypogaea cultivar Tifrunner chromosome 5, arahy.Tifrunner.gnm2.J5K5, whole genome shotgun sequence contains the following coding sequences:
- the LOC112800469 gene encoding protein SHORT-ROOT: protein MDTLFRVVSFEEYQQQQQVELDQSLNSTTTTTTSSSSRSSRHNYHHYQQQQQDEECFNFFMDEEDLSSSSSKHHYYPYHSQSHPHTSTPPATILTPNDFSHSFDFNLQFSSNTNWATDILLDAARALADKNTARLQHLMWMLNELSSPYGDTEQKLAAYFLQALFSRMTHAGDRTFRTLTSASDKTCSFESTRKTVLKFQEVSPWTTFGHVAANGAILEALEGETKLHIVDISNTYCTQWPTLFEALATRSDDTPHLRLTTVVVTTAHGGSVPAAQRVMKEIGARMEKFARLMGVPFKFNVVHHSGDLSQFDFGELDIRDDEALAVNCVNSLHSIAAVGNRRDAVISSLRRLQPRIVTVVEEEADLDVGLEGFEFVKGFQECLRWFRVYFEALEESFPRTSNERLMLERAAGRAMVDLVACSAEESSERRETAARWSQRMHGSGFNTASFSEEVCDDVRALLRRYKEGWSMVQCSDHGGMMLWWKEQAVVWASAWRPSFT from the coding sequence ATGGATACATTGTTTAGAGTAGTGAGTTTTGAAGAATACCAACAACAGCAACAAGTTGAGTTAGATCAGTCCCTCAactccaccaccactaccactacTTCCAGCAGCTCTAGATCCTCCCGACACAACTATCACCACTACCAACAACAGCAACAAGACGAAGAATGCTTCAACTTTTTCATGGATGAAGAAGACCTCTCCTCGTCTTCTTCCAAGCACCACTACTATCCCTATCACTCTCAATCCCATCCCCACACTTCCACTCCTCCCGCCACCATCCTCACGCCCAACGACTTCtcccactccttcgacttcaaccTCCAATTCTCATCAAACACCAACTGGGCCACCGACATCCTCCTCGACGCCGCGCGTGCTCTTGCCGACAAGAACACCGCCCGTCTCCAGCACCTCATGTGGATGCTCAACGAGCTCAGCTCCCCTTACGGCGACACCGAACAGAAGCTCGCCGCCTACTTCCTTCAAGCGCTCTTCAGCCGCATGACGCATGCCGGTGATCGAACCTTCCGAACCTTAACCTCCGCCTCCGATAAGACCTGCTCCTTCGAATCAACCAGAAAGACGGTGCTCAAGTTCCAAGAGGTGTCTCCGTGGACGACCTTCGGACACGTGGCAGCCAATGGCGCAATCTTGGAGGCTTTGGAAGGTGAAACGAAGTTGCACATAGTTGATATCAGCAACACCTATTGCACTCAATGGCCAACGCTATTTGAGGCCTTGGCCACTCGCTCCGACGACACCCCGCACCTCAGGCTCACAACCGTCGTCGTAACAACTGCTCACGGCGGATCTGTCCCGGCGGCGCAGAGGGTCATGAAGGAGATAGGTGCCAGGATGGAAAAGTTCGCCAGGCTCATGGGAGTTCCGTTCAAGTTCAACGTCGTTCACCATTCCGGCGATCTCTCCCAGTTCGATTTCGGGGAATTGGACATCAGGGACGACGAGGCGCTGGCCGTTAACTGCGTCAACTCGTTGCACTCGATCGCCGCGGTTGGGAACCGCCGCGACGCGGTGATATCGTCGCTGAGAAGGCTTCAGCCCAGGATCGTGACGGTGGTGGAGGAAGAAGCCGATTTGGACGTTGGTTTGGAAGGATTCGAATTCGTGAAAGGGTTCCAAGAATGCTTGAGGTGGTTTAGGGTTTACTTTGAGGCGCTGGAGGAGAGTTTTCCGAGGACGAGTAACGAGAGGCTGATGCTGGAGAGGGCGGCGGGGAGGGCGATGGTGGACTTGGTGGCGTGCTCGGCGGAGGAATCGTCGGAGAGGAGGGAGACGGCGGCGAGATGGTCGCAGAGGATGCATGGATCGGGGTTCAATACGGCGTCGTTTAGCGAGGAAGTGTGCGATGACGTTAGGGCGCTGCTGAGGAGGTACAAGGAAGGGTGGTCAATGGTACAGTGCTCGGATCACGGCGGAATGATGCTGTGGTGGAAGGAGCAGGCGGTGGTGTGGGCCAGTGCATGGAGGCCCAGCTTCACGTAG